A single Aggregatilinea lenta DNA region contains:
- a CDS encoding SRPBCC family protein → MSHDLQHFAHTESLILNAPPERVFPLFGPMREKEWATDWDPTLRYSETALGDSVGTVFTSRHEGQPDTIWYVNRFDVARFEAEYVRVTPGQTLAIVAIRCEAADGGKTVAHVTYTFTALSDTGAAALDQIAAHHPDGVRGWEQAINSIL, encoded by the coding sequence ATGTCACACGACCTGCAACACTTCGCACACACGGAAAGCCTCATTCTAAACGCGCCGCCAGAGCGGGTCTTCCCACTGTTTGGCCCCATGCGCGAAAAAGAGTGGGCGACGGATTGGGACCCCACGCTTCGCTATTCGGAAACGGCGTTAGGCGATAGCGTTGGAACGGTGTTCACGTCGCGACACGAAGGTCAGCCGGACACGATTTGGTACGTCAACCGCTTCGACGTAGCGCGCTTCGAGGCGGAATACGTGCGCGTGACGCCGGGACAGACGCTGGCGATTGTGGCGATCCGCTGCGAGGCGGCGGACGGCGGCAAAACGGTGGCGCACGTGACCTACACCTTCACCGCGCTGAGCGATACAGGCGCGGCGGCGTTGGACCAGATCGCCGCACATCACCCGGACGGTGTGCGTGGGTGGGAGCAGGCGATCAATAGCATTTTGTAG
- a CDS encoding vWA domain-containing protein: protein MEDRITKFIAALRAEGVRVSVAESQDAWEAITYLGVRDREAFRMSLRATLIKDADAMPTFEDLFPQYFGLATPPLMNPQSGLSEEEQQMLQEMMQQMLEDMLEQLKGDLQKLLDWLLNGQSPSQEDLEQMADQAGLNQPNARSPQRAQQYARRMQQMLGWEQMQELLEMLWEKLAEQGMDPDSIEQIKEQVAQNMDRLEDQLSEFAGEKLRDNRVEDAQRRKPMNDLMERSFGSLSQPEMEQLRDEVRRLAARLRTRAALRQKRGKQGKLDAKTTLRANLRYSGVPFEIHFKQRRLKPKLVAVLDVSTSMRPVAEFFLRLLYELQDQVQKTRSFAFIDHLEDVTDDLLTHRIDDAVIAVLTRLPSGHYNTDLGGSLRQLEAKHLDAVDSRTTVIVLGDGRNNFNDPALETFNRIGRRARKLIWLNPEYPAQWGTGDSDMLSYAPLCSELYQVRNLAQLTDAIDRILV, encoded by the coding sequence ATGGAAGATCGTATAACTAAGTTCATCGCCGCCCTGCGCGCGGAAGGCGTGCGCGTCTCCGTCGCGGAAAGCCAGGACGCCTGGGAAGCGATCACGTATCTGGGCGTGCGCGACCGCGAGGCATTCCGCATGAGTCTGCGCGCAACCCTGATCAAAGATGCCGACGCGATGCCGACCTTCGAGGACCTGTTCCCGCAGTACTTCGGGCTGGCGACGCCGCCGCTGATGAACCCGCAGTCCGGCCTATCCGAAGAAGAACAGCAGATGCTGCAGGAAATGATGCAGCAAATGCTCGAAGATATGCTGGAGCAGCTCAAGGGTGACCTGCAAAAGCTGCTCGATTGGCTGCTGAACGGCCAGAGTCCCAGCCAGGAAGACCTGGAGCAGATGGCCGATCAGGCCGGGCTGAACCAGCCGAACGCCCGCTCGCCGCAGCGCGCGCAGCAGTACGCACGGCGCATGCAGCAGATGCTCGGCTGGGAGCAGATGCAGGAACTGCTGGAAATGTTGTGGGAGAAGTTGGCCGAGCAGGGCATGGACCCGGACAGCATCGAGCAGATCAAGGAGCAGGTCGCGCAGAACATGGACCGGCTCGAAGACCAGCTCAGCGAGTTCGCCGGAGAGAAGCTGCGCGACAACCGCGTGGAAGATGCCCAACGGCGCAAGCCCATGAACGACCTGATGGAGCGCTCGTTCGGTTCGCTGAGCCAGCCGGAGATGGAACAACTCCGTGACGAGGTACGCCGTCTGGCCGCCCGCCTGCGCACGCGCGCCGCCCTGCGACAGAAGCGTGGCAAGCAGGGCAAGCTGGACGCCAAAACCACGCTGCGCGCCAACCTGCGTTACAGCGGCGTGCCGTTCGAAATCCACTTCAAGCAGCGGCGCCTGAAACCCAAGCTGGTCGCCGTGCTCGACGTGAGCACGTCCATGCGTCCCGTGGCGGAGTTCTTCCTGCGGCTGCTGTACGAGCTGCAAGATCAGGTGCAGAAGACGCGCAGCTTTGCGTTTATCGACCACCTGGAAGACGTGACCGACGACCTGCTGACCCACCGCATCGACGACGCGGTGATCGCCGTGCTGACCAGGCTGCCCTCCGGCCACTACAACACCGACCTGGGCGGCAGCCTGCGCCAGCTCGAAGCGAAGCATCTCGACGCGGTGGACAGCCGCACGACGGTGATCGTGCTCGGCGACGGGCGCAACAACTTCAACGACCCGGCGCTGGAGACGTTCAACCGCATCGGGCGGCGGGCGCGCAAGCTGATTTGGCTGAACCCGGAATATCCGGCGCAGTGGGGCACGGGCGACAGCGACATGCTGTCCTACGCGCCGCTGTGCAGCGAGCTTTATCAGGTGCGCAACCTGGCCCAGCTCACCGATGCGATTGACCGTATTTTGGTGTGA
- a CDS encoding AAA family ATPase — translation MFNSVEDVKRALADCQYIATNEIATVLYLAEKLGKPLLAEGPAGVGKTELSKAWAAATSRELVRLQCYEGLDESKALYEWEYAKQMLYTQLLRDKLSSLLADATSLTDAADRLGAEEDVFFSERFLLPRPLLRAIQSEKTTVLLIDEIDRADAEFEAFLLEVLSDFQVSIPELGTIVAKHRPVVFLTSNNTRELSEALKRRCLYLYIGYPSAEEELEIVRLRVPDLAPQLARQAVEMVQTLRQLDLKKNPSVSETLDWARALVTLNARTLDNETLENTLTVLLKYEADVERARRALRRQGGNGHGRSYN, via the coding sequence TTGTTCAACTCAGTGGAAGACGTAAAGCGCGCGCTGGCCGACTGCCAATACATCGCAACCAACGAGATCGCGACGGTGCTCTATCTGGCCGAGAAGCTGGGAAAGCCACTGTTGGCGGAAGGGCCTGCGGGGGTCGGCAAGACGGAATTGAGTAAAGCCTGGGCCGCCGCGACCAGCCGTGAGTTGGTGCGCTTGCAGTGCTATGAGGGGCTGGACGAGAGCAAGGCTCTGTACGAATGGGAATACGCCAAGCAAATGCTGTACACACAGCTTTTGCGGGATAAGCTGTCTTCGCTGCTGGCCGATGCGACCTCGCTCACTGACGCAGCGGACCGGTTGGGCGCAGAGGAAGACGTGTTCTTCTCCGAGCGCTTCCTGCTGCCACGCCCGCTGCTGCGCGCCATCCAGAGCGAGAAGACGACCGTGCTGCTGATCGACGAGATCGACCGGGCCGACGCCGAATTCGAGGCGTTTCTGTTGGAAGTGCTCAGCGACTTCCAGGTGAGCATCCCCGAACTGGGCACCATCGTGGCGAAGCACCGACCGGTCGTGTTCCTGACCAGTAACAACACGCGTGAGCTGAGCGAAGCGCTCAAGCGGCGCTGCCTGTACCTGTACATCGGCTACCCGTCCGCGGAAGAAGAGTTGGAAATTGTGCGGCTGCGCGTCCCGGACCTCGCGCCGCAGTTAGCGCGGCAGGCCGTCGAGATGGTCCAGACCTTGCGCCAGCTCGATCTGAAGAAGAACCCCAGTGTCAGCGAGACGCTCGACTGGGCGCGCGCGCTGGTGACGCTGAACGCGCGCACGCTGGACAACGAAACGCTCGAAAATACGCTGACCGTACTGCTCAAGTACGAAGCGGACGTGGAGCGCGCCCGGCGCGCCCTGCGCCGTCAGGGAGGTAACGGGCATGGAAGATCGTATAACTAA
- a CDS encoding ABC transporter ATP-binding protein, which translates to MMRHDAMLFGSETRKAASTGTTLRRLWDYFKRWKLLLLVVIAMSLFSAWAQVKTADLVGQAVDCYVTPYIQQGVTSESAALGNMGGASESNCWYADNTANLSRSETVTGLRNLILLLVGLFVLSAFASGAQFYAMRYAGMEVLADMRISIFRHIHRLSLGYYSKNEAGDVMSRLTNDTDTLQQAFAFVLVQVMRGVFQLAWLIYAMFTRNWTFALLSIIPVPFMVVATIWFSQQARKAYRVARREIGDVNADLQENIAGVREAQAFTREDENIARFRTVNAANRDANVRAVAFTSALSPALEALGYVSIVIVAAVGGIFMLRGQELGTTAISLGLIITFISYTQQFNQPIQMISTLWTNLQNAIAGAERIFDFMDEESDVQEKPDAIVMPPIEGHVELRDVTMSYNENEPVLQGVSLEAQPGQTVAIVGPTGAGKTTIINLLPRFYDVDGGAVLIDGHDVRDVTFDSLRSQIGLVLQDTFLFSDTVMNNIRYGRTDATDEDVIEAAKLAHADGFIASLPDGYNTVLGERGSGLSQGQRQLIAIARAALANPRLLILDEATSSVDTRTERLIQKALEVLLKGRTSFVIAHRLSTIRNADQVYVLADGQIVEHGKHTELLEAKGFYHDLYMSQFRRDVPEPTASGNGHLAPNTQPAS; encoded by the coding sequence ATGATGCGTCATGACGCCATGCTGTTTGGCTCTGAAACGCGCAAAGCGGCCAGCACCGGCACGACCCTGCGCCGCCTGTGGGACTACTTCAAACGCTGGAAGCTGCTGCTGCTCGTGGTCATCGCCATGTCGCTGTTCAGCGCGTGGGCGCAGGTCAAGACCGCCGACCTCGTCGGGCAGGCCGTGGACTGCTACGTGACGCCCTACATCCAGCAGGGTGTGACCAGCGAAAGCGCGGCGCTGGGCAACATGGGGGGCGCGTCCGAAAGCAACTGCTGGTACGCCGATAACACCGCCAACCTTTCCCGGTCGGAGACCGTGACCGGCCTGCGCAACCTGATCCTGCTGCTGGTGGGCCTGTTTGTGCTGAGCGCGTTCGCGTCCGGGGCGCAGTTCTACGCCATGCGCTACGCCGGGATGGAAGTGCTGGCCGATATGCGCATCAGCATCTTCCGGCACATCCACCGGTTGTCGCTCGGATACTACTCGAAGAACGAGGCGGGCGACGTGATGAGCCGCCTGACCAACGACACGGATACGCTGCAGCAGGCGTTCGCGTTCGTGCTGGTCCAGGTGATGCGCGGCGTCTTCCAGCTCGCATGGCTGATCTACGCGATGTTCACGCGCAACTGGACCTTCGCGCTGTTGAGCATCATCCCCGTGCCGTTTATGGTCGTGGCGACGATCTGGTTCTCGCAGCAGGCGCGTAAGGCGTACCGCGTGGCCCGCCGCGAGATCGGCGACGTGAACGCCGACCTGCAGGAGAACATCGCCGGGGTGCGCGAGGCGCAAGCCTTCACCCGCGAGGACGAGAACATCGCGCGCTTCCGCACGGTGAACGCGGCCAACCGCGACGCCAACGTGCGCGCGGTGGCCTTCACCAGCGCCCTGTCGCCCGCGCTCGAAGCGTTAGGTTACGTCTCCATCGTGATCGTGGCGGCGGTCGGCGGCATCTTCATGCTGCGCGGCCAGGAGCTGGGCACGACGGCAATCTCGCTGGGCCTGATCATCACGTTCATCTCGTACACGCAGCAGTTCAACCAGCCGATCCAGATGATCTCGACGCTGTGGACCAACCTGCAGAACGCCATCGCCGGGGCGGAGCGCATTTTCGACTTCATGGACGAGGAATCGGACGTTCAGGAGAAGCCGGACGCGATCGTGATGCCGCCTATCGAGGGTCACGTCGAGCTGCGTGACGTCACCATGAGCTACAACGAGAACGAGCCGGTGCTGCAAGGCGTCAGCCTCGAAGCGCAGCCGGGCCAGACCGTCGCCATCGTCGGGCCGACGGGCGCGGGCAAGACGACCATCATCAACCTGCTGCCGCGCTTCTATGACGTGGACGGCGGCGCGGTGCTGATCGACGGGCATGACGTGCGCGATGTCACGTTCGACAGCCTGCGCAGCCAGATCGGGCTGGTGCTGCAGGACACGTTCCTGTTCAGCGACACGGTGATGAACAACATCCGCTACGGGCGGACCGACGCGACCGACGAGGACGTCATCGAGGCGGCGAAGCTGGCCCATGCAGACGGGTTCATCGCGTCCCTGCCGGACGGCTACAACACCGTCCTGGGCGAGCGCGGCAGCGGTCTGAGCCAGGGCCAGCGCCAACTGATCGCCATCGCGCGCGCGGCGCTGGCGAATCCGCGTCTGCTGATCCTGGACGAAGCCACCAGCAGCGTCGATACGCGCACGGAACGGCTGATCCAGAAGGCGCTGGAAGTACTGCTCAAAGGCCGGACGAGCTTTGTGATTGCCCACCGCCTGAGCACGATCCGCAACGCGGATCAGGTGTACGTGCTGGCGGACGGCCAGATCGTGGAACACGGCAAACATACGGAGCTGTTGGAGGCCAAGGGCTTCTACCACGACCTGTACATGAGCCAGTTCCGGCGCGACGTGCCGGAGCCGACCGCGTCCGGTAACGGGCATCTGGCCCCGAACACGCAGCCTGCGTCGTAG
- a CDS encoding ABC transporter ATP-binding protein → MRDLGRALRYLGHYRTTAIIAYTALFISTGAMLMVPRLVSHIIDEVTGGVTANTILGLPEQAIPQVAAQQGTTVAALQSRADGAESAIIAAGIAIIGFALARGLFSFVMNYMAERLSQSIAFDFRNELFAKIQHLSFSYHDQNQTGQLMIRATDDVEKVRMFIGQGLLFALQSLVMLVGTLLILLTTNVKLTLVALPILPLAVLMFMIFGIASQSLFRNLQIRLSNLNTILQENLAGIRVVKAFVRERQEQGRFDDAVHEHLKWNLKISLIFSIIFPLTFLLANLGQAAVLYAGSTQILDGTLTLGQWQEFSLYLVYVFMPLAQLGMIISLMSQASASATRIFEILDATNDVQDAPDAREMTGVQGHVQFEGVSFRYFKSGDYVLKDVSFEAQPGQTVALLGATGSGKTTIINLLPRFYDATEGQVLIDSTDVRDVTLSSLRSQIGIVLQETTLFSGTLRDNIAFGRPDATDEEVIAAAKAAAAHDFIMSFPQGYDTPVGERGATLSGGQKQRIAIARALVLDPRLLILDDSTSSVDLATEYQIQKALDKLMEGRTSFVIAQRISTVVNADLILVLEKGRVVARGTHEELMETSPIYVEIYNSQLVDDAEVADEQAVVNEEVLS, encoded by the coding sequence ATGCGGGACCTGGGACGCGCGCTGCGCTACCTGGGCCACTATCGCACCACGGCGATCATCGCCTATACGGCGTTGTTCATTTCCACCGGGGCGATGTTGATGGTTCCCCGACTGGTCAGCCACATCATCGACGAGGTGACGGGTGGCGTCACGGCCAACACGATCCTCGGCCTGCCGGAGCAGGCGATCCCGCAGGTCGCGGCGCAGCAAGGCACCACCGTCGCCGCGCTGCAATCACGGGCGGACGGCGCGGAAAGCGCGATCATCGCCGCCGGGATCGCGATCATCGGCTTTGCGCTCGCGCGCGGCCTGTTCTCCTTCGTCATGAACTACATGGCCGAGCGCCTCTCACAGAGCATCGCGTTCGACTTCCGCAACGAGCTGTTCGCCAAGATCCAGCACCTGTCGTTCAGCTATCACGACCAGAACCAGACCGGCCAGTTGATGATCCGCGCCACGGACGACGTGGAAAAGGTGCGGATGTTCATCGGCCAGGGCTTGCTGTTCGCGTTGCAATCGCTGGTGATGCTGGTCGGCACGCTGCTCATTCTGCTGACGACCAACGTCAAGCTGACGCTGGTCGCGCTGCCGATCCTGCCGCTGGCGGTGCTGATGTTCATGATCTTCGGCATCGCGTCGCAGTCGCTGTTCCGCAACTTGCAGATCCGGCTGTCGAACCTGAACACCATCTTGCAAGAAAATCTGGCGGGCATCCGCGTGGTGAAAGCCTTCGTACGCGAACGCCAGGAGCAGGGACGCTTCGACGACGCCGTGCACGAACACCTGAAATGGAATCTGAAGATCAGTCTGATCTTCTCGATCATCTTCCCACTGACGTTCCTGCTGGCGAACCTGGGGCAGGCAGCGGTGCTCTACGCGGGCAGCACGCAGATCCTCGACGGCACGCTGACCCTGGGCCAATGGCAGGAGTTCAGCCTGTACCTGGTGTACGTGTTCATGCCGCTGGCACAGTTGGGCATGATCATCTCGCTGATGTCGCAGGCGTCCGCGTCCGCGACGCGTATCTTCGAGATCCTCGACGCTACGAACGACGTGCAGGATGCGCCGGACGCGCGCGAGATGACGGGCGTGCAGGGACATGTCCAGTTCGAGGGCGTGTCGTTCCGCTATTTCAAGAGCGGCGACTACGTGCTGAAGGACGTCTCGTTCGAGGCGCAGCCCGGCCAAACTGTGGCACTGCTGGGCGCAACGGGCAGCGGCAAGACGACCATCATCAATCTGCTGCCGCGCTTCTACGACGCGACCGAGGGCCAGGTGCTGATCGACAGCACCGACGTGCGCGACGTGACGCTGAGCAGCCTGCGCTCGCAGATCGGCATCGTGCTGCAAGAGACGACCTTGTTTAGCGGCACCCTCCGCGACAACATCGCGTTTGGGCGGCCCGATGCCACCGACGAAGAAGTGATCGCGGCGGCCAAAGCCGCTGCCGCGCACGACTTCATCATGTCGTTCCCGCAGGGCTACGACACGCCGGTCGGTGAGCGCGGCGCGACCCTCAGCGGCGGCCAGAAGCAGCGCATCGCGATCGCTCGCGCGCTGGTGCTTGATCCGCGCCTCCTGATCCTGGACGACTCGACCAGCAGCGTGGACCTGGCGACCGAATACCAGATCCAGAAAGCGCTCGACAAGCTGATGGAAGGCCGCACCAGTTTTGTGATCGCCCAGCGCATCAGCACGGTGGTTAATGCCGACCTGATTTTGGTGCTTGAGAAGGGCCGCGTCGTGGCACGCGGCACGCACGAGGAACTGATGGAGACCAGCCCAATCTACGTTGAAATCTACAACTCCCAGCTCGTGGACGATGCCGAAGTCGCCGACGAACAAGCCGTGGTGAACGAGGAGGTGCTCTCATGA
- a CDS encoding MarR family winged helix-turn-helix transcriptional regulator, translated as MSEKQSAADQQRNCLGPPPEIDKLINDIFQVSDENKINLFRHIKATSHLMSLIGGQYRKDSLSSARTHLLVRLLVEQRKSGLVVAKDPDRLSGVSPSELSQFLRVSRNTVSSLLNGLEEQGMIEREVHPTDRRQFLIRITPAGETAVLQRAPEFAGFIDGLFDVLTPEEQATLLALLDKLINGLIQRAEDMGVDLPMTVSPMSRDSSD; from the coding sequence ATGAGCGAGAAACAGAGCGCGGCGGATCAACAGCGGAACTGCCTGGGGCCGCCGCCGGAGATCGACAAGCTGATCAACGATATCTTCCAGGTGTCGGACGAAAACAAGATCAATCTGTTCCGGCACATCAAGGCGACATCACACCTCATGAGCCTGATCGGCGGGCAGTATCGCAAGGACTCGCTCTCGTCGGCACGCACGCACCTGCTGGTGCGGCTGCTGGTCGAGCAGCGCAAAAGCGGATTGGTCGTCGCGAAGGATCCGGACAGACTCAGCGGCGTGTCGCCCAGTGAGCTGAGCCAGTTTTTGCGCGTCAGCCGCAACACGGTCAGCTCGCTACTGAACGGGTTGGAAGAGCAGGGCATGATCGAGCGCGAAGTGCACCCAACCGACCGCCGCCAGTTCCTGATCCGCATCACCCCGGCGGGTGAAACTGCCGTGCTCCAGCGCGCGCCCGAATTCGCCGGATTCATCGACGGCCTGTTCGACGTGCTGACGCCGGAGGAACAGGCCACGTTATTGGCACTATTGGACAAGCTGATCAACGGCCTGATCCAACGCGCCGAGGACATGGGAGTTGATCTGCCGATGACAGTATCTCCCATGTCCAGGGATTCTTCCGATTAA
- a CDS encoding alpha/beta hydrolase family protein, which translates to MQRLSRLVGTFCVAGIVLIAAILSQGQLESPALAAPGKPTATPAPPGTPDLYAGLGIDDLAARNYGSGTLDVVQTMDTGDDFTRSLIAYSSDGLSIYGFMDVPPGDGPFPVIIALHGYIDPAAYYTLDYTTLYADALARAGYLVLHPNLRGYPPSDSGPNLFRVGMAIDVLNLIALVREVGGTPGPLQAADPERIGLWGHSMGGGISLRVLTVSQDVDAAVLYSAMSGDDEQNFAAIREWSGKTRGLDEEDIPEDVYVRVSPIFYLDRIQAPVSIHHGGADELVPLEWSEDLCTRLRALGKPVECYTYDGQPHTFVDDGNALFIQRTIRFFDAQLKYAVMP; encoded by the coding sequence ATGCAGCGGTTGAGCCGTCTGGTTGGAACGTTCTGTGTGGCGGGGATCGTGCTGATCGCCGCCATCCTGTCGCAGGGGCAATTGGAATCGCCCGCGCTGGCAGCGCCCGGTAAGCCGACCGCGACCCCGGCTCCGCCGGGAACGCCCGATCTCTACGCGGGCCTGGGCATCGACGACCTCGCAGCGCGCAACTATGGCAGCGGCACGCTCGACGTCGTCCAGACGATGGACACCGGCGACGACTTCACGCGCTCGCTGATCGCGTATTCCAGCGACGGGCTGAGCATCTACGGCTTCATGGACGTGCCGCCCGGCGATGGGCCGTTCCCGGTGATCATCGCGCTGCACGGCTACATCGATCCCGCCGCGTATTACACGCTCGACTATACGACGCTCTACGCCGACGCGCTCGCCCGCGCCGGATACCTCGTACTGCACCCCAACCTGCGCGGCTACCCGCCTTCCGACAGCGGCCCGAACCTGTTCCGCGTGGGCATGGCGATCGACGTGCTGAACCTGATCGCGCTGGTGCGCGAAGTTGGCGGCACGCCCGGCCCGCTGCAAGCCGCCGATCCGGAGCGGATCGGGCTGTGGGGGCACAGCATGGGCGGCGGGATCTCGCTGCGCGTGCTGACCGTGAGCCAGGACGTGGATGCGGCGGTGCTGTACAGTGCGATGAGCGGCGACGACGAGCAAAACTTCGCCGCGATCCGCGAGTGGTCCGGCAAGACACGCGGCCTGGACGAGGAGGATATCCCGGAGGACGTCTATGTGCGGGTCTCCCCGATTTTCTACCTCGACCGCATTCAGGCCCCGGTGAGCATCCACCACGGCGGCGCGGACGAGCTGGTTCCGCTGGAATGGTCGGAGGATCTGTGCACGCGGCTGCGGGCGTTGGGCAAGCCCGTGGAGTGCTACACCTATGACGGCCAGCCGCATACCTTCGTGGACGATGGCAACGCGCTGTTCATCCAGCGCACGATCCGGTTTTTCGACGCGCAGCTCAAATACGCTGTGATGCCTTAG
- a CDS encoding SMP-30/gluconolactonase/LRE family protein: protein MQISKILRMLPLAGLVIALVGVPGALAQGGEAPEQVVVEHAGLFPEGIEWDAARGQFLLGSIAEGTIFSVQDDGTIAPFIENDQLMASIGLHIDPAADRLLVANNNPAVFQGPVTDGPVATLMAFDLESGEELFYADFSDLVEGGQHFANDVTVDADGNAYVTDSFAPVIFKVTPDGTPSVFLEDEQFAGEGFNLNGIEYHPDGYLIVAKSSTGQLFKVPVDSPEDAGEVMLDTPVNGADGIVLRDDGTLFVVGSPQSVFAVQSTDGWESASVASTAQVDDQPTTAALRDGEAYVIFAKLSQQGSDPLPETFEIVHVPFEDLETMSSMMTPEADMAMTEAVPMDMATEVAPMEAAATEAAG from the coding sequence ATGCAGATTTCAAAGATTCTCCGTATGCTCCCGTTGGCCGGATTGGTGATTGCCCTCGTGGGCGTCCCCGGTGCGCTCGCCCAGGGAGGCGAAGCCCCGGAACAGGTCGTCGTGGAACACGCGGGCCTGTTCCCCGAAGGCATCGAGTGGGACGCGGCGCGCGGCCAGTTCCTGCTCGGCTCCATCGCGGAGGGCACGATCTTCAGCGTGCAGGACGACGGCACGATCGCCCCGTTCATAGAAAACGATCAACTGATGGCGTCCATCGGGCTTCACATCGATCCGGCGGCGGACCGTCTGCTGGTCGCCAACAATAACCCGGCGGTCTTCCAGGGGCCGGTGACGGACGGCCCGGTCGCCACGCTGATGGCCTTCGACCTCGAAAGCGGCGAGGAGCTGTTCTACGCCGACTTTAGTGATCTGGTCGAGGGCGGGCAGCACTTCGCCAACGACGTGACCGTCGATGCGGACGGCAACGCTTACGTGACCGACAGCTTCGCGCCCGTGATCTTCAAGGTGACGCCGGACGGCACGCCGTCGGTCTTCCTCGAAGACGAACAGTTCGCCGGCGAAGGTTTCAACCTGAACGGGATCGAGTACCACCCGGATGGCTACCTGATCGTGGCGAAATCCAGTACCGGGCAGTTGTTTAAGGTGCCAGTGGACAGCCCGGAGGATGCCGGCGAGGTGATGCTCGACACGCCGGTGAATGGCGCAGACGGCATCGTGCTGCGTGATGACGGCACGCTGTTCGTGGTCGGGTCGCCGCAGTCGGTGTTCGCAGTGCAGAGCACGGACGGCTGGGAATCCGCCAGCGTGGCCAGTACTGCCCAGGTAGACGACCAGCCCACGACCGCCGCCCTGCGGGACGGCGAGGCGTATGTGATCTTCGCCAAGCTCAGCCAGCAGGGCAGCGACCCGCTGCCGGAGACGTTTGAGATCGTGCACGTGCCGTTCGAGGATCTCGAAACGATGTCGAGCATGATGACGCCGGAAGCGGATATGGCTATGACGGAAGCCGTGCCAATGGATATGGCGACAGAAGTGGCCCCGATGGAGGCGGCTGCGACGGAGGCCGCCGGTTGA
- a CDS encoding acyltransferase gives MPVAPNVTMADDVRIFQPDLVNMYGCTLGSQTTVGPFVEIQRGVVIGARCKISSHSFICDGVTIEDEVFIGHGVMFTNDLFPRSTNEDGSLQGGDDWTLVKTLIKRRASIGSNVTIVAGITVGENALVGAGAVVTRDVPDYAIVVGVPAKVVGDVREKQP, from the coding sequence ATGCCTGTTGCCCCTAACGTAACGATGGCCGACGACGTGCGCATCTTCCAGCCCGATCTCGTCAACATGTACGGCTGTACCCTGGGCAGCCAGACGACGGTCGGCCCATTCGTCGAGATCCAGCGCGGCGTGGTGATCGGTGCGCGCTGCAAGATTTCGTCGCACTCGTTCATTTGCGACGGCGTGACGATTGAGGACGAGGTGTTCATCGGCCACGGCGTAATGTTCACCAACGACCTGTTCCCCCGTTCCACCAACGAAGACGGAAGCCTGCAGGGCGGCGACGACTGGACGCTGGTCAAGACGCTGATCAAGCGGCGTGCCTCCATCGGCAGCAACGTAACCATCGTCGCGGGGATCACGGTGGGCGAAAACGCGCTGGTGGGCGCGGGCGCGGTCGTCACGCGCGACGTGCCGGATTACGCCATTGTGGTCGGAGTGCCGGCCAAAGTCGTCGGCGACGTGCGCGAGAAGCAGCCGTAA